The Solanum lycopersicum chromosome 9, SLM_r2.1 genome window below encodes:
- the ADH3 gene encoding alcohol dehydrogenase class III: MATQGQVITCKAAVAWEPNKPLVIEDVQVAPPQAGEVRVKVLYTALCHTDAYTWSGKDPEGLFPCVLGHEAAGIVESVGEGVTEVQPGDHVIPCYQAECRECKFCKSGKTNLCGKVRAATGVGVMMNDRKSRFSINGKPIYHFMGTSTFSQYTVVHDVSVAKIDPVAPLEKVCLLGCGVPTGLGAVWNTAKVEPGSIVAVFGLGTVGLAVAEGAKAAGASRIIGIDIDSKKFDRAKNFGVTEFINPKEHEQPIQQVIVDLTDGGVDYSFECIGNVSVMRSALECCHKGWGTSVIVGVAASGQEISTRPFQLVTGRVWKGTAFGGFKSRSQVPSLVDKYLKKEIKVDEYITHNMTLADINKAFDLMHDGDCLRVVLDMFV, translated from the exons ATGGCTACACAAGGTCAAGTCATCACCTGCAaag CTGCGGTGGCCTGGGAACCCAACAAGCCCTTGGTGATTGAGGATGTGCAGGTGGCTCCACCGCAAGCCGGTGAAGTCCGGGTTAAAGTTTTGTATACTGCTCTCTGCCACACCGATGCTTATACCTGGAGTGGCAAG GATCCTGAGGGTCTCTTCCCATGTGTTCTTGGTCATGAGGCTGCGGG GATAGTAGAAAGTGTTGGTGAGGGAGTGACTGAGGTTCAGCCAGGAGACCATGTTATACCTTGCTACCAGGCAGAATGCAGAGAATGCAAGTTCTGCAAATCAGGAAAGACCAATCTTTGTGGTAAAGTAAGGGCTGCTACTGGAGTGGGAGTTATGATGAACGACCGTAAGAGTCGATTTTCTATCAATGGAAAACCGATCTATCATTTCATGGGAACTTCAACCTTCAGTCAGTACACTGTTGTCCATGATGTTAGTGTTGCAAAGATTGACCCAGTAGCTCCTCTGGAGAAAGTCTGCCTTCTTGGATGTGGTGTTCCAACTG GCCTTGGAGCTGTTTGGAACACTGCAAAAGTTGAACCAGGTTCCATTGTTGCCGTCTTTGGCCTGGGAACAGTTGGTCTTGCT GTGGCGGAGGGTGCAAAAGCTGCTGGTGCTTCACGAATTATTGGAATTGATATTGACAGCAAAAAGTTTGATAGAG CCAAAAATTTTGGTGTGACTGAATTCATTAATCCCAAGGAGCATGAGCAACCCATTCAGCAAGTCATTGTGGATCTTACTGATGGTGGTGTTGATTACAGTTTTGAGTGCATAGGAAATGTCTCTGTTATGAGGTCTGCTTTAGAGTGTTGTCACAAG GGTTGGGGAACCTCAGTGATTGTAGGTGTTGCTGCTTCTGGTCAGGAGATATCTACACGTCCATTTCAGCTGGTGACTGGTCGTGTTTGGAAGGGAACTGCTTTTGGTGGTTTCAAAAGCCGATCACAAGTTCCTTCCCTCGTGGACAAGTATTTAAAGAAG GAAATCAAGGTGGATGAATACATCACTCATAACATGACACTTGCGGACATAAACAAAGCTTTCGACCTGATGCATGACGGGGACTGCCTCCGTGTTGTCCTGgatatgtttgtatga
- the LOC101244029 gene encoding tetratricopeptide repeat protein: MALWMEAGSEPKTEKELADLDAISALKESTAFELKELGNEHVKKGKKHYSDAIDCYTRAINQNALSDAEQSILYSNRAHVNLLLGNYRRALQDAEDAIKLNPSSVKALYRAAKASFFLNLLAEAKGLCEKGLQLSSSSEELKKLARHIDIQKSEMDRRDAEESKAVSSAKTIVSAFETRGLKIAKPMYQELTGLRKPTLDKNNILHWAVLLLYPEVMSSDFIEEFCETDMFSAHLDMMFSEGCPPLPWDKENAYTRDAVELYYEAGAGVCLSKRDILRYLLEGTAASHVEDFGDEESASAQSSTKGSISQDVPGWVKINEKTTLYNVLKEPRCVVPGLPVFWVVSRNSSFYNEFKSGNWSSPKLL, encoded by the exons ATGGCGTTATGGATGGAGGCAGGTTCTGAACCTAAAACAGAGAAAGAATTGGCTGACCTTGATGCTATCTCCGCTCTCAAAGAGTCTACTGCTTTTGAActtaag GAACTAGGTAATGAACATGTCAAGAAAGGGAAGAAGCATTACTCGGATGCTATTGATTGCTATACAAGGGCAATAAATCAGAATGCTTTAAGTGATGCTGAGCAGTCAATTCTCTATTCAAACAGAGCTCATGTCAATCTTCTCTTGGGGAATTATAGACGTGCACTCCAGGATGCGGAAGATGCAATCAAATTAAATCCAAGTAGTGTTAAG GCTCTTTATCGAGCAGCAAAAGCATCATTTTTTCTGAATCTTCTGGCTGAAGCAAAAGGGCTCTGCGAGAAAGGTCTTCAGCTCTCGTCATCAAGTGAAGAACTGAAGAAGCTTGCTAGGCACATCGATATACAGAAATCAGAAATGGATCGTCGTGATGCTGAAGAGTCTAAAGCAGTATCTTCTGCTAAG ACCATTGTTTCTGCATTTGAGACTAGAGGATTGAAGATTGCGAAGCCCATGTATCAAGAACTCACTGGACTAAGAAAACCAACAttagacaaaaataatattcttcATTGGGCAGTTCTTCTTCTGTATCCAGAGGTCATGTCCAGTGACTTCATAGAGGAGTTCTGTGAGACCGACATGTTTTCAGCTCATCTTGATATG ATGTTTTCAGAAGGTTGTCCACCTCTTCCTTGGGACAAAGAAAATGCTTACACTCGTGATGCTGTTGAGTTGTATTATGAG GCTGGTGCTGGTGTCTGTTTATCCAAGCGGGATATTCTTCGGTATCTGCTGGAAGGAACAGCTGCTTCTCATGTGGAAGACTTTGGTGATGAGGAGAGCGCTTCTGCTCAGAGTTCAACCAAGGGTAGCATTTCACAAG ATGTCCCTGGATGGGTTAAAATTAATGAGAAGACAACACTTTATAATGTTCTAAAGGAACCGCGGTGTGTAGTTCCTGGGCTTCCTG TGTTTTGGGTTGTCTCGAGGAACTCAAGCTTCTATAATGagttcaaatctggaaattggtCTTCTCCAAAACTTCTATGA